The region TCCGAAGATATCAGGCTGCGGGGGAGCTTTTCGGTGAAATAGATTGGCAGATGTGCAAATATGCGGATGTGAAGATGTGCAAATGAGTTAAAAATATTCTGGAGTAACATTATCCGGGATTTAGTTGATGTTACCGGTATTATGGTAACGGGTATGCCCGGGGTGAGAGCCGGGCATATTTATAGACAAGGCGTGAGACGCAAATATGCATCTCTACATGGTTGTTTTTGTCGAGGCACATATTTGTGTCTCCCTTTTGGATATAATATAAAAAGCCCACTGTCAAATAACAGCGGGGTTCTTAGTGTGCTGTGGTTAATAGGAATTTATGGTTTAGGTACCGTTGGCCTTACGGTGGCCAGTGCTTTTGTTTAGGAAATCTGGCAAAAAGTGGGTTTACACTTTTTGTTGATAAATAATTATAATTATCTGATTATCAATTATATAAATCCATGTCAACCCAAAAAAGTGTAAACCATGTAAACCCACTTTTACAACGTGTTTATATGGAGACGCATGTGATGCGTCTTAACATAAACAAAAGCCCTGCTTTTATTAACAGTAGGGCTTTTGTTATGAGATGATTGCAAAGTTATGGCTTAGGTACCGTTGGGCGTATGGTGGTCAGTGCAATCTGCCCCTTGAACATCTTCGCCCCATCGCCGGTGAGCCTCAGGTAATAGTCGGACGAGCAGGGTGTACCATCTTCGTCGAGCGATTTAAAACCTGAGCCTGCAGGTACAAATGCCTGAGTTTCGGCGGTCTTAGCAATCTGGTTGCTTTCGTTGTATTCGTCGAACATCGAGATGTAGATACCCTGCGCGCCGGCCCGTTTCATATTATAAAACTGGCGCCACATGAAATCGCCGTGAGCCCGTTGCTGGGCGCTCAGGTCGCCAGGCAAAACGCAGGGTTGATAATCAATACCATTAGCCGCGCAATAAGCTTCATCCGGAACATTAATGGTATTATAAAAATTGTCTGATTCGATCACGTTACCTATGCGGCCGACCATCCAGGGCGATAACATATTAAATGCCTTATAAGTATTCAGAAAGCCGGGCCTGGAATCGCTTTCTTCCTTACGCCAGTGTGTTGGCACGCCACCAATAACGTAACAGCCCTTGCCCTTAAACCAGTTGATCACATCCAGACAGGTAGCTGCCGAAAAGTTATGATTGTCATCATTAAAACCAAAGCCCCAGATGCATACCACCGGCTTACCATTTTGTTTGGCATAGGCTGGCGAGGATGTATAGGCAGACATTTTATTGGTCCAGTCGGTTTCCATTTCTGTGGCCATGTTGGTCCAGCCGCTTACATCGTACATAATGTAAAATTTTACGCCGTTCTTTTCTGCGGCGATCTTTACTTTGGCGGCCATGGCATCGCGTACCGGGCCTTCCAAACCGCTGGGATTAAAGCGCTGCAGGGCGGCACCGTCAATACCATAATCTTTCATCCATTTAAACTGTACATCAACCGTTTGATCGGTATAGGACGAAAACACACGGGCCTCGCTGCCGTTGTTCAAATTGGCAAAATCGGTTTTAAAGGTAGTGGTGTAATCACGTACATCCGGCCATGCAGATATAGCTTTATTGGTTGGCGAAGGCGCTTTTGCCCAGTCGTTTGACCAATGCCAGAACATGTTGATGGGCGATCCGTCGCCGGTAGCGGCAAACCATCCCTGGTAACCAACCACAACTTTACCCACTACATCGCCTACCGGCGAAGGTGTAACAACCGGCGTGGTTGTAGGGGGAGTTACTGGGGGTGGTGGAGTGCTATTATCCGTTGTTTTTTTGGAGCAGCTACTCATAGAGCAACTACTGATCATGGCCAATAAGGTTATTAAGCCTATGGTGCCGAATTTATACTTTCTCATTAATTTAGGTTTTAATTGAGGTAGGATAGTAGGGTTGAGTTAATAGATTAGTTTTTTATTCCTGTAGTTGGGATCACCTTTTTAATGGTGCCATCGGCATTATAATAAAGCTTATCTACACAAACCGATCTTTCCCAATCCTGGTGCGAGATAGCGCTGGTGTGGTAAAAAGAATACCACTGCCCTTTATATTTTACAATAGAACCATGATTGGTATAGCTGTCGGTTGGGTCCATATAAATGCCTTGTGATTTCCATGGCCCCAGCGGGCTGTTGCTGGTAGCATAGCGCATTTGGTTGTGTTTACTGGCTACATCATGATTATCTGAGTAGGATAAGTAATAAATGCCATTGCGTTTATGAACCCAACTGGCCTCGTGAAAATCCTCCAGGCCTTCCATGGGTTTCATTTCGCCGTCTATCTCCATCATGTTGTTTTTTAGCTTACCGCCTTCGCATTTGGCGCCACCGCCATAGTAAAAGTAGGCCTGGCCGTCATCGTCAACAAAAACGCAGGGATCAATCATGGATTTAAGACCTTTGATATAACCCTGTACCGTAAAGCCACTTGCCGGACTTTTACTGGTAGCTACACCAATTTTCCAGCTGTCGTTCCATTTAGAATCACTGGGGTGAGGGAAGTAGAAATAATAAGTTCCGTTTTTATACGCACAGTCTGGCGCCCACATGAAGCCACCCTCGGGCCTACCCCAGGATATCTGACTGGCACGCAGTATTTCGCCATGGTCTTTCCAGTGCACCATATCGTCTGTCGAGAAAACATGGTACTGATCCATCAGGTCGCAGCCACGCGATGGCGAAATATCATGCGAAGCATATACATACAAACGCCCATCTTTCCAAACATGGGCCGATGGGTCGGCAGTGTACATTGACCTGATAAAGGGATTACCTAAAGCTGTATCGGCTTTGTTTTGGGCCACAACAGGGGACACCATTAACGTAGCCAAGCCAAAAATTGAACAGAACCGTTTTAACAAAGTTTTGCCCGTTAATGGTTTTAATAAATGAGATATAATGATCATTACAACGTGTTATTAATGATGAAAATGTAAAGGTTTAACTGGCAGAGAGATATGCTCTCCGCCAGTTTGATTGTTTAAATTGATTAGGTTAGGTATGAAAACTATTTTGGAATAAATTGGATGCCATCAATACCCGTAGTCAGATCGGCAGTTGTTGCGTTGGTAGTCCAGAAAAATATTTTGAAATAATTAATGGCCGACATGTCCGCTTCTCCATCACCTGCTGCCTGGGCATCGGCAAAATCAAGTGTAATTTGATTCCAGCCATTTTTTAGCTTAGGTATTATAGGTGCCAAAGCCCAGCCAAATCTTTTAGAATCGGGCCCGCCTGAGCTACTGATCTGTATTTGGCCATCTGCTTTGAGCTGACTAACATCGGCCACATTAAACCAAAATGAAACTCTTGAATTATCTTTCGTGAACGTTGTATTTAATGGAACAGGGAGTGTTTTAATAAACTGCATAAAGTTTTGCCCGGCTTTAATGGTACCCTGAACATAGCCTGTTCCTTCTTTTTGACCAACAGTTATTAAAGCTTGTGTACCACCGGCAGCGTCCCAGCCGTCAACCTTGTCGCAATTATCAAATACAACAGGCGGTGGTGGTGGTACAATTGCTGCCCTGATATCATCGATGCCATAATTTTGATCTGCTGTTACTTTTGCAGTCGTCGAGAAGAAAATTTTTATAAAGTTCATGGCTGTTAAATCGGGACCGCCATCGCCGGTTGGCTGTGCGTCTCTGAATTTCAGCTCCAAATGGTTCCATCCGGTTTTTAAAGTTGGGAGGATTTTATCGAATCCCCAGCCAATACGTTTCTTATCCGGATCGGCAGCGCTGCTAAACTGTACCTGGCCGTCTGTACTCAACAAAGAAACATCCTGAACATAAAACCAGAATTTTAATTCGCCTGTAGATAAAGTTGCTTTTGTATTCACGGCAGCGGGCAGCGTTTTAATAAACTGCATAAAGTTTTGCCCTGATTTAATTGTTCCCTGGATATAACCTTTTCCTTCCTTTTGGCCGGTTGTCACCAAAACGGGATCGCCGCCTGCTACCTGCCAGCCGTCGGTTTTATCAGCATTGTCAATTACCACCGATGTATCAACCACCGGCGGCTTTGTGGTATCAATAGGCGCAGGTGGTTTAAGGCCCGAGGTATCCCGCGAAACATATTTTTCTTTTTTGCAGCCGGTAATGATAAGGCCTGTTATGAGGATGGAACATACCATCAATGTTTTTATAAATTTCATTTCCTTTTTTGTTTAGGTTAATTATTTAGGAACATCTACCTGCACTATTTCCGAAAAATTGGAGCTGTTAAAGCTGTCGCTTAAACGTACCCCCACACGTACATAAAATGTACGGCCTGGCAGCAGGTTGGGCACGGTTAAGGTTACCGACTTGTCGGCGTCGCTCATATCCGTGAAATTTTTGTTGATAGTTATCGCGTTCACATCCGAAAAATCCCGGATAGAGGCTCCGGCACCCACCAGTTTGGTGCTATTAACGTAAGGCTGCGTATCCTTAATAGTTGGCAAGCCTGCAGCAATAGGGGCAGTGAGGGTATACTTAAGCGTTAAGGTTGTACCGCTTAAACTTGTAGTAAAGTTTTTGATAATGATGTATGGGGTAACCGTAAAATCGTGCTTGGTGCCCTGGGCAATGTTTACCACTATAGTATCGGTAACCGGCCAGAAAGCTCCCCCGGTTGGTACTACTTTATAGGCGCTTTTAAACAGCTTGGTGTCTTCAAATGTACCATCAAACTTACTGGGGATAGTTTGCGGGGTTGTCCAGCCGATTTGCTGTAGCTTGATCTGTGTACTGCCACTGGATGTTTGTAAATTACCTCCTGCAGATGAAATGATATTGCCCTGAAATGAGGCGTTAGGGCCATCATAGTTATCTATTTTTGTACAGGCAGAGATTGTAAAAATAGCTGCCACCACTAAAAAATTGCTGATTAACTTTTTCATATTTAAAATTTTTAATGCTTAATAGTTAGGGTTGTTTGGAAGCAGGTTAGGATTTTTGCCGATCTCGCCGCCAGGGATACCTTCGTAATAAAATTGTTTCTGGAAGGTGTATTCTCGGTTAAACAGTTCGGGCTCGGCCAGGAAAATGAATTTGTTTTCGTTAAATATGTAATAAGGCATCAGGCCTTTAAAGTGCGCGCGGTCAAGAACCACGTCGGCAGTACGCCATCTTTTTAAGTCCCAATAGTATTGATTTTCGAAGGCAAGTTCCATGCGTCTTTCATTACGCACCTTAGTCAGGTCAATTGATGTGTATAGTGTAGCGCCGGCCCGTGTGCGGAGCTGATTGATAGAGCTTAGTGCATCAGTAGGGTTGCCTAATTCCATTGCGGCCTCGGCGCGGTTCAGTAATATTTCACCATAGCGCAGGTCAATCCATGGTTGTTCGCTCCTGTTCAGATCAACCGCAGCCTGCGGTTTGTTATAGTCAACATACTTACGTACATAAAAACCTGTACGGGTTAATTCATCACCGCCGGTCCAGGGACCGGTAAAGCCGATAACCTGTTTACCCTGATACAAGGTTTTGGTATCGCCTGCCAGTATGTAGGAGCGGGAGTTGGGTTGTTTGGCCACTTCGGCCGCAGCAGTTCCGCTAAAAGAAGGATATATACCCCGTTGCATATCAAAGGTGAGTCCTCTTAAAGTAGCGCCGGGAAAATAAACGGTAGCCAACAGGCGTGGTTCAAGACCCTGCATGAGGTCGGCGCGGTTATCAAAACGTTTAGGGGTGCCGTCGTCATTGGTTACTTGCAAATTCCCCCAAAGTTGTACCAGATCTAACGTTGGGTACGAGCGGGAAAGCGCGTTGGCTGTCATGTAGCGCGGCGACATGGTAGCATCCCAGCTGTGCGCAGTTTGGTTAGCGATAGAGTATTGTTTAATGAATATGTTTTCCGGGCTTCCGCTTTTCAGGAACAAGTCGACATAGTTTTGTACCTTATCTGAATTGGCATTGTAAAGGGAATAATGGCCTTCCAATGCTTTTGCGGCGTCATAAGCTGCCTGGAAGTATTTAGTAGCCTGATCGGCCGGGATACCTACCAATCCAGCGGAGCGTGCCGGCCCATCAACAAAGTTTACGGAACCGTATTTGGCTATACAGGCTGCATACAGCATGATCCTTGATTTTAATGCGATAGCCGCGTATTTATTGGCCCTGCCGGCATCGCTGCTTTCGGGCATCATCTGGTAACCCAAATCAAGCTCCGATCCAATAAAATCCCAGGTTTCCTGTTCTTTATTACGATGTACCTGAAGGGTTGACAATGGAGCTGCCGGATCTTGTGGTTCCTTGATAAGCGGTACTCCTCCATAACGTTTGGCCAAACCAAAATAATAGTAAGCCCTTAAAAAGTGAGCTTCGCCCAAAAGCGCGTTGACAGTTGGCTGGGTTAGGGTAGCCACATGTTTAGGTAATTCAGATATCAGAATGTTCACATTCCGGATATCGCCGTATGGCCAGTACCCGAAACCTCCGGCAATATCCACGCCGCCCCAGGGCCCAACTTCCTCACCGGTTACACCAGCCGAATTGTAAAAATTTTCCCAATCATTACTCCCTGTTTTAAATCCCTGATCTGGCCTGTATTTGAAGTCCTCGATAGGTAAATTCTGATAAATAGTTGCTAAAAACGATTTAACACCCGCCTCACTGCTGTATATAACATCGGGAGTAAATATATTAGTTGGCGGGATGTTCAACTTCTGACAGGAAGTTACCGAGGCTCCAACGGTGATAGAAATGGCTATGATTAATTTATGTATACTTTTCATATGTCAATAGTTTAAA is a window of Mucilaginibacter inviolabilis DNA encoding:
- a CDS encoding glycoside hydrolase family 71/99-like protein, with product MRKYKFGTIGLITLLAMISSCSMSSCSKKTTDNSTPPPPVTPPTTTPVVTPSPVGDVVGKVVVGYQGWFAATGDGSPINMFWHWSNDWAKAPSPTNKAISAWPDVRDYTTTFKTDFANLNNGSEARVFSSYTDQTVDVQFKWMKDYGIDGAALQRFNPSGLEGPVRDAMAAKVKIAAEKNGVKFYIMYDVSGWTNMATEMETDWTNKMSAYTSSPAYAKQNGKPVVCIWGFGFNDDNHNFSAATCLDVINWFKGKGCYVIGGVPTHWRKEESDSRPGFLNTYKAFNMLSPWMVGRIGNVIESDNFYNTINVPDEAYCAANGIDYQPCVLPGDLSAQQRAHGDFMWRQFYNMKRAGAQGIYISMFDEYNESNQIAKTAETQAFVPAGSGFKSLDEDGTPCSSDYYLRLTGDGAKMFKGQIALTTIRPTVPKP
- a CDS encoding family 43 glycosylhydrolase; this encodes MIIISHLLKPLTGKTLLKRFCSIFGLATLMVSPVVAQNKADTALGNPFIRSMYTADPSAHVWKDGRLYVYASHDISPSRGCDLMDQYHVFSTDDMVHWKDHGEILRASQISWGRPEGGFMWAPDCAYKNGTYYFYFPHPSDSKWNDSWKIGVATSKSPASGFTVQGYIKGLKSMIDPCVFVDDDGQAYFYYGGGAKCEGGKLKNNMMEIDGEMKPMEGLEDFHEASWVHKRNGIYYLSYSDNHDVASKHNQMRYATSNSPLGPWKSQGIYMDPTDSYTNHGSIVKYKGQWYSFYHTSAISHQDWERSVCVDKLYYNADGTIKKVIPTTGIKN
- a CDS encoding DUF3823 domain-containing protein; its protein translation is MKKLISNFLVVAAIFTISACTKIDNYDGPNASFQGNIISSAGGNLQTSSGSTQIKLQQIGWTTPQTIPSKFDGTFEDTKLFKSAYKVVPTGGAFWPVTDTIVVNIAQGTKHDFTVTPYIIIKNFTTSLSGTTLTLKYTLTAPIAAGLPTIKDTQPYVNSTKLVGAGASIRDFSDVNAITINKNFTDMSDADKSVTLTVPNLLPGRTFYVRVGVRLSDSFNSSNFSEIVQVDVPK
- a CDS encoding RagB/SusD family nutrient uptake outer membrane protein, with amino-acid sequence MKSIHKLIIAISITVGASVTSCQKLNIPPTNIFTPDVIYSSEAGVKSFLATIYQNLPIEDFKYRPDQGFKTGSNDWENFYNSAGVTGEEVGPWGGVDIAGGFGYWPYGDIRNVNILISELPKHVATLTQPTVNALLGEAHFLRAYYYFGLAKRYGGVPLIKEPQDPAAPLSTLQVHRNKEQETWDFIGSELDLGYQMMPESSDAGRANKYAAIALKSRIMLYAACIAKYGSVNFVDGPARSAGLVGIPADQATKYFQAAYDAAKALEGHYSLYNANSDKVQNYVDLFLKSGSPENIFIKQYSIANQTAHSWDATMSPRYMTANALSRSYPTLDLVQLWGNLQVTNDDGTPKRFDNRADLMQGLEPRLLATVYFPGATLRGLTFDMQRGIYPSFSGTAAAEVAKQPNSRSYILAGDTKTLYQGKQVIGFTGPWTGGDELTRTGFYVRKYVDYNKPQAAVDLNRSEQPWIDLRYGEILLNRAEAAMELGNPTDALSSINQLRTRAGATLYTSIDLTKVRNERRMELAFENQYYWDLKRWRTADVVLDRAHFKGLMPYYIFNENKFIFLAEPELFNREYTFQKQFYYEGIPGGEIGKNPNLLPNNPNY